The Desulfovibrio sp. G11 region TTTCCAGCTCGGCCTCCAGCTTGGGGGTGTCGCCCACAAGCTGGACGTGCAAGTCGTAAAGACGGGCAGCCTCAATGGCGCCCGGCACCACCACGGAGGGACCGAAGTCCCCGCCCATGGCGTCCACGGCGATGATGGGGCGCTCGTTCATTACTCGTTATCGCTCTTGGCGACTACCTGACGGCCTTTGTACGTGCCGCAGCTGGGGCAGACGCAATGGGGCACGGTAGGCTCGCCGCAGGAGCAGTAAATAACGGCAGGAATGGCCACACGGTCATGGGAGCGGCGCATCCCCTTGCGGGAGCGGGATTTTTTGTTCTGTTGCACAGCCATGGTATTCTCCTTTTCCGTCCTTTCGGACACATACAGCAAGGGTATGGCGGCCAGACCTGAAAAAAGGGTCCGCCCGCAAGACTCAGCAGATTAGTAAAAAATTCTGAAAATGTCTAGGCTCAGCATGCAGGAATCCGCCTGTATGCAGCCGCTTTTTACGTCCGTAAAACCGGGGCGTAAAAGCCGTTGCCCATTCCGGTTTTTGTCGCCCGGACCTCATCCGTCCCGACTTCACGTCCGGAAAAACCGCCTCTGGTCATTTTTCAGTTTTTATGCAGGGTAAGCCCGCGCAACACTGCCATGCGGGGATCGCCTTCTTCGTGCTCACAGGAGCACATGCCTTCGTTCAGGTTGGCTCCGCAGCCGGCGCACAGTCCTTTGCAGGATGTGGCACACAGGGGGGTTACAGGCAGAGCCAGCATGAGTTCTTCCCAGCAGATGGCCGCCAGGTCAAGCATGGGTACGTTGTTTATAAAAACAAGGCGGCTCTCGGCGTCTTCATCCTGAGCCTGCGCGCCCGACAGGCTTGCGCCGCCGCCGGGACCTTCAAAATCGTCGTCGTCGGGCAGTTCCTCAAAATCTTCGAAGCGGGCGCTTATGGAAGAAGGGGAGTCTTCGGCGCAACGGCTGCAAGGCAGAACCACCTCGCCCGCAAGGGTGCCGCGCACAAGCCAGCCGCCATCAGTGGGCAGGACGTTAATGGTGGCGCTCAAGGGCTTGCTCACCCGGCAATCCATGCCGAATTCCTTCATGGGAGCCTGCCAGATGGCCGGATCGTCCAGGTGGAATTCTTTGCCTTCGGGCGGCAAATCATTAAGTGATATACGGTAATTCTGCATATTGTACCTCGAAAGTTGGACTACATACCCCTGGCAATACCTGTTGTCAAGAAATGCCGCAAGCCGGTAGCGGCCCGGTTTGGCGCGATGCTGTGTCAGGTTTCAGTTTTTATTGCGCGCAAGGAGTGAAGGGGCCATGCTGCGTGATAAAAAAATTACCTTTCTTGTCTGGCGCCAACAATATCCACTGCCATTTCACTGAACGCAAGCCGCCGCCTGCAAGCGAAGGACCGCCGCTATTGCTGCCGCCTGCCTGTTCCGGCTATTTGCCGCTGAACAGCAGAAGCAGGGCCAAACCCGCAAAAACAAGGCCTGCAGCGCGGTGTATGAGTATCTGCCCGCCGGGGGCCTTGTTGAACCACAGGGCCAGCCTGCCGCCAAGCAGGGCAACGCTGAAAAAAACCATAAGGGTTGCCAGCATGAATAAAAGACCCAGACCAAGAACCTGCAGGGCCACACTGCCTCTGGAGGGATCGCAGAACTGGGGCAAAAAAGCCAGAAAGAAGAGTGAAACCTTGGGATTGGTCACATTCATGACAATGCCGCGCCGGTACAGGGCCGCATAACCGGGAAAGGGTGTTCCGCCGCCTCCGGTAAGCGCCAGTGAAGCTCCGGCCCTGAAAGAAAGCCAGGCAAGCCACAGCAGGTAGGCCGCGCCCACGGTCTTGAGCAGGGTAAAAGCCAGCGGGGAGCTTTGAAAGATGGCGGCCACCCCCAGAGCCACGGCAGCCGTGTGCACGCAGAGACCGGTGACCAGCCCCAGAGTGGTGACCACACCTGCGCCTGCGCCGTAAACTGCGGACTGCGTGAGCACAAAAATATTGTCCGGCCCGGGGGCGATGCCAAGAAGAAGGGAGGCGGCGAAAAACGCCAGAGCAACATCCACGGTCAGCATTGTTCGGCATCTCCGTGCAGCAGGTAGGATTTTTTTTTGTGGCGCGGGCGGGCTTTGACCGCACGTTCAAGGCGCAGGGCATCGGCCATGCATGCGCAGGACCTGCTGGCCAGCAGGCACACCGGACGCCGCCCGCGCGTATAGCGTGCGCCGCCGGATATGGTGCCGTTATGCTGCGCAAGGCGGCGTTCCATATGACGGGTAATGCCGCAGTACAGGGTGCCGTCCGCGCATTCCAGCAGGTAAACCAGCCACAGGTCGGATGTCATGTTTTTTCGCGCTGCCGGAAAACCGGCTAGTTGAAGCCTCCGGCAAGCCATGCCGTTACAAGAAAAGAAAGCAGCCAGTTGCCGAGCCGCCAGGCCCAGGGGTTGGGAATCTTGCCCGCAGCCATGCTGCGCATCTGGCGCAGCGTACCCATAATGGAACCGAGCGTATGAAAAAAAATAAAGCCAAGCCCGGCCAGAAAGCCGAACTGTGCCAGACAGACAAGAAAAATGGCAAAGGTCACGCACGGAGCCAGGCAGGCGTTGGCATCATTGCGCTGTGACACCCATATATGTCCCAGAGGCGACCCACCTGCCGCAAAGCCTCCTGCACCGCGTCCGCCGAAGTTACGGCTGTAAAAAAAGCCCCTGCCGCCGGTATTGCCCCCGCCATGCCCCTGGCCGGGGCCGTAAGTCTGGTCCTGCCTGCCCTGCTGTTCCTGCCCGTCATCAAGGATGACCTCTGCCTCAAGCACACGGCGTCGGTCATTGCCGGTATTGTCGTCTCCATCTTGTGGACCGTCATGCGGAATGGCGGGCAGGTTGTCATGGTGTCGGGCATGCCCGCCTGAAGATTCGTGGGGGGGCTTGTGCGGGGGGTGATTCATGCTCGACCTCCTGGTCTGTATCCAGGCATTTGAACCTGCATTCAGGTGCGCGCCTGTTGCGCTGCCTGTTTCTCCGGCGGCGCAAGGGGGATTGTTTCATCTGCCTCGTTTTTTACTTCTCGCCGCATGAAAACAGGTTTTCGGGGCGGAGCGCAGCAGGTTGGGGTACAAAAGACGACCCATTGAAGAAATAACGATGGTGATTGCCGTGTTTGTGCCTTCTGGATGGCGGGGCGTCAAGGGGGCAGGAAGGCCAGCGTGCTTGCTGCAGAATATTGCATTGCTAGAAAATGATATAAAAACACATTGATACGTCTGTCATTATCCACAAGACGTAAAGCCCCTCGCTGAAGCAGAAACCGGTGAAAAATGACAGCGGATCACTATTGGAAATCGTGTGTGCGCCGGGCCGGGCCAGTTGCCACCTTGCCAAGCCTTTTTCCCGGCGCTACTCTTTATACATCAGGTCCGGCATGAATACGGGCCATGAGGAGGTTTTATGAAAAAATATTATGGAGTGATCGTTCTGGCTCTGGCGCTTTTTCTGTTCCAGGGCATGACTGTAAGCGCTCAGCCGACGGATCAGGTAGAGCAAAAACTCAACGAAGCGTGGGTGGCCTACAATATCGGGCAGTACAAAAAGGTGTTGCAACTGGTGCAGCCTCTTGCCTCTGACGGCAACGCCCGTGCCCAGATCATCCTTGGCCGTTGCTATGAAAACGGGCTTGGTGTGCCGCAGGATATGGAAACCGCCGCCAAGTGGTTCCGTCTTGCCGCCGAGCAGAACAACAGCGAGGCCCAGGTGCTGCTGGCGTACCAGTATGAACTGGGCCAGGGCGTGCCCAAAGACGATGCCGCCGTAGTCAGGCTTATGACCAGCGCCGCCAATGCGGGCAATGCCGAAGCCCTGTTCAATCTGGCGCTGTACCACGGGCAAGGCAAGTACGGCTTTGCCAAAAATCCCGCCGAAAGCTTCCGTCTGGCAAAAATGGCGGCAGATCAGGGCAATGCCCAGGCACAGCGCTATGTGGGTGCTTGCTATGAATACGGCGTGGGTGTGCCGGAAAACGCCACCGAAGCGCAGGTGTGGTATGGCAAGGCCAAAGCGCAAGGCCTGGAAATAGAAGGCAATGTCTTTAATTTTGTGCGCGAATACACCATGCCGTAAAGCTACGGTTGAGCCTGTAGGCGTATGGTTGCGGGGGAAGGCCCAGAGGCTGCCCACGGGCGTTCACGGTATTGCATGCCGGAATGCGCAGGGTGGCCTCCTTCCCCCGCAGCTTCAGGGCAGAGAGCTTGAGGGTACTTTCGGCAAGTGCCGCACGGCAAGCCCTGGGCGTGGGCGCAGGCATCAAGCTGTACCGGGCTGGCTGCGCAAAAATGTGCCTATGGGTTATGTCGCCGGACCGCGTTCCACCCGGATATGGTTCAGGACCGTCAGGCGTTGCAGCAGAGCCTTGAGCGAATAGCGTATCTTTGTCCTGGCGTCCTCCATAAGATCCTGCCTGATTTCCTGAAAAGCCTGCTCCAGGGCTTCCTGGATGTACTCCTTGTTTTTGGCGATGATTTTTTCACGATTTTTTTCGTTAAGCAGAAATTGGGGCAGCCTTTTTGTACGGAGAAAATTTTTGCCGAACTTGCCCAGTGCCCACGTGCCTGCAAAAGCCGCCGCGCCGCCCAACACGGCAGACACGGGTTCGCCGGTGGTGAGCAGCATTTTTTCGCCAACGGCAAAGGCTGCCACGCCGGGCAGAACGGCAACCACCATAACGTCCATCGTGTTCAGCAGGGTGAGCCGTGATATCTTGACCTGTACGGCATCAAAAAAGCTGGTACTCAGGGTGCGGGCCGAAAAATTGAGCCTGGGTACGAGGTGTACGCCGTTTTCGCGCAGCCACCGGCTGAACTGCTGGCGCAGTTCCCGTTCTATTTCTGTACGGGCGGCTTCCGTCCGTTCGCGTATGATGGTCAGCAGTCCGGAATCACTACGTATTTTTTCGCTGATTTTCTGCTCTATTTCTTCCACGGTTTTGCGGGACTGCTGGGCGGATTCAAGCACTCCCATAATGTCTCGGGCCGCAATGCGCTCGGCACAGGTGCGCGCGGCCAGTTTGGTGTGTTTTTCAAAAATGCCCTGGGCAATACCTGCCACCCGTTGCGAAAAATCCTCACTCTGATCTTCAAGCAGGCTTTTTATCTTGAGGTGTGTGTTCAGCAGCATGGGGTACAGGGCAAGGCCATAGGCAATGTCCTCATACGTTCGGGGGCTCATGACAATATTGTCTGTGCCGAAAACGTCCAGTACAGCATCGCGGGCAAAAAACCAGTTGCTGCTGCCGCCGGTAAGAATGATCTTGGCCACGCTTTTCTGTTTTTTAATGTCATACAGCATATCCTTGAACCAGGATATGAGGGCCACCTCGCGCCCTTGCAGCATGTCTGCGGCGGTGCTGCCGAGCGCGCCCCTGTTGGCATACTGGCGAAGCATGCCCAGCAGGGCCTCCGAAGCCGTATAGTTTTCCGCGGCGCTGACGATCTGCTGCCAGGTAAGCTCGTGCAGATACGCGTGTTTTTGCCCGCCCTGCGCGTCATACCAGGAGAGGTGCAGGCTCACGGCGCTGTTGATGTCTTTTTGCAGGATTTTTGAAAACCGCTCTTTTTCTGCCTTGCACAGGACCCAGTGAACGTAATATTCGCAATTGTCGGCTCTGGCCTGTTCCTGAAGGCCGGGATTGTGGCGGCAGAAGAGCTGGAAAAAGAGGTCGTCAAACAGGCGTCCGCCTAACAGGCGGTCGCCGCCGCTCTGGAGGATTTCAGAGTTTTCGGCCAGTGTGAAGTCGCAGGTACCGCCGCCGAAATCCAGAATCAGCAGGCTGTGCTCCATATCGTCCAGTTCGATGGTTCCTGACTGCAGGCAGGATATCATGGCCGCGTCGGACTCCCGTATAAGGGCGGGTGCCGGCCAGCCTGCGTCTGTAAAGCACTGCGAGAGGGCCAGGCCGAAGCTTTCGCGTGTACGCGCCGGAATGCCTACAAATATCAGGCTGTCCAGCTCCAGTGTGCCCGGGGGCAGCGCGTCGCGCAGCATGCGCAGAAAATCTGTCATCCAGCGCATGGCCCCGGACCCGTCTTCGCCTATTTCAGGCTTGAACTGGCAGCGCAGGCTGCGCCGGGACCGCATGGCCGCATTGGCGTAATATTCGCTTTCAGCCAGATGCCCTATGAGGCGCGGCATGTCGTCTTCATACAGAATGACGGTCTCCACGCAGCCGTCCGGTGCGCTGGCGCGGGGCAACACCACGGGCTGCGGTGTGGCAGAATGCCTGTGAGCCCCGTAGATGTAAGTATTACTGGTGCCGAGGTCTATGCCGAGTATCTTCATGCCCCGGCCCCTACGGCGGCTTCTTTCTGCACATGCCCCCTTACAATGCTGTCGCCGGCATGCGTATAGCGGCGCAAAATGCGGCAGCGGTCGCCGTTGGCCACAAGGCCCACCGTGTCATAAAGGCCGCCGTGGTTTTTTTCATCCCATATGATGTGACTGGCGTCTTCACCAGGGGCATAGCCCATAAAAACAAGCTGTTCTGAAAGAAAGTGTCTGCTCTGTTCATCCATGCCGTCCAGAAGATGCGCAACCCCAAGGGCCAGAGGGCAGTCGTTTCTGGGGCATTTGCCTGCATGCCGCGGTTGGTGCCCGCTTTCACCGAGGGCGTCAATCTCTGCATGGAGTTTGTCCCACACCGAAAAAAATGTGGCGAGATAGCGTGCGCGGTCCTGCGCCTGACGACGCAGAGAAGGCCTGAAGGCCTCCACGTCCAGGGACGTGGTTTTTTTGGCAAGCAGAACGAAAAGAAAGGCTGCGCCCAGCAGCAGATACAAGCGCTTGAGCAGGCCCGGCCCGCGGCTTGCGCCAAAGACGGCACTTTTGAAGTCCGCCCAGGAGGCGAGGCGCAAAATGCCGGCGGCAAGGCTGGCCGCGAATGTGGTGAGAGTTCCCAGGCCCAGAAACGTCAGTAGGCGGGTACGGGCCTTGGGGTTGCCTGACAGGTATTCCGCGCCGTAAAGCATGCCGAGCACGGCCCCCACGCGCAGGATGCCCCCGCCCATATCAATGAGGCCGAGCAGGCCGGACAAAAGACCTCCGACAAAAAAACCAAGAAAAACAATGCCCGCCATGCTGAGCAGAGAATATCTTTTTACATACAGGGCGTCGGTGGAAAAGCCCGGCATGTCGCGGGCAAGGCTCCAGCGCAGTTCTTCCGAAATGTCTGCACAGGCGGACCTTGAGGCGCACTGGGCCACCAGGTCTTCCTTGAGATCGGCAAGCAACTGGCGGTGCTGCGCGTAATCGCCAGGAAAGGACGCTATTTTTTCGAGAGTTCCATCCGCAAGAGCGTCGATATGGGGAGCGGATGCAACGGTATTGGTAGTGGTCATACTGTCTGTTCCGTTTGCTGTGGTGCTGGCGGCGGGTCCCGTGGTTGTGGCGACATGCCCGGTTTCGTAAAAAAGAGACCGCGTAGCGCAGAATGCCTGTAAAAAGTAGCGCACACTGTTGCCAAGTCAAGGGGCGCGGTTTCCGGGAAAGGGAGCCTGCGGGGATGCGATGTGTGCTCATATTGTCGCAATGCCTGTCAGCAATCCGTCAGCGCGCAGGGCGAAGTCAAAGGTGATATGGGCCGGAAGGGGGGCAGTGTTCTGCTGCTTACGGGAAGTGACGTCTCAGGGGCATTTGGTGGGGGCAGGTAGGGTCGCAAGTGCTGCGCTCAATACCGTGCGTCGGCGGGGCCGGATCGTCCGGTTTTGCGGGCGGTGTTCTGCTGTAAGGCAGCAGTCTGCGGCAAAAACAGCATGGCGGCGGATTGTGCCGACACCTGCCGGGAAAAGGATCAGTCACATGGGTCGGATGTGCCGGGGGGGGCCGGAGCTACGCCGGGGCGGCATTCCGCTCATGAAACGGCGGCAGGCGGAAGGTCAGGCCTGTCGGGCGATGTTGGCTGTATCGCCGGTTACGGCCCGGAGCAGGTCTTGTGGCGACAGGCATATCTGCACGCCGCGCAGGCCAGCGCTTATATAGATGCTTTCCTGCTCAAGGGCGCTGGCGTCCACAAAAACAGGATAGTTTTTTTTGCCGCCCAGCGGAGAACAGCCGCCGCGCACATAGCCTGTGAGAGGGCGCACGTCCTTGAGGTGAACCATTTCCGTATGCTTGTTGCCCGAAGCGGCAGCAAGCGCCTTGAGGTTCAGCTCTGTACCGGCAGGTATGCAGGCCATAAGTACGCCTGTTTTGTCTCCGCGGGCAACCAGGGTCTTGAAAACACGCTGTGGCTCTACTCCAAGCTGGCGGGCCATGGTAACGGCGGAGAGATCGTTTTCGTCTACGGCAACCTGGTGCAGGGTATGGGCTATGCCCTGTTTTTCCAGCTGACGGGCGGCATTGGTCTTGGATATCTTGGCGGACATGTTTTTTGCAGGGGCTTGAAGCGGCGCGGGTTTGTTCAGCAGAGGCCAAGCCACTGAACTATCTTGTTGCGCAGCGTTACCAGATTAAAAGGTTTGGCAAGGTAGTCGTCCATACCTGAATCCATGATTTCATCCATAGTTTCGGGCATGGCTACGGCTGTCATTGCGATGATGGGCAGAGCTTTGCCATGTGGCGCTTTGGGCAGATTACGGCGGATTTCACGGGTGGCATGCAGGCCGTCCATAACAGGCATATATACATCCATAAATATCATGTCATAGCCTGTTTGCAGCGCCATGTGTACGGCTTCACGGCCGTTATGGGCAAGGTCGCACTCAATATCGAGGTGGCGCAGCATGGCTCTGGCTATTTCCTGATTGATCTCGTTGTCTTCTACCAGAAGTATCTTGAGGTCTGCGGCGTTCTGCAGGGGCAAAACTCCATGCGCCTCATCGCTGGTTTCGCAATAGATATTGCGGGCGGCGGTACATGGTATGCGCAGATGAAATCGCGAACCTTCGCCAAGCCTGCTTTCGCACCACAGGCTGCCCTGCATAAGCTCGGCAATACGTTTGCATATGCTCAGGCCCAGGCCCGTGCCGCCAAAGCGGCGGCTGATGCTCGAGTTGGCCTGCGTATAGGGATCAAAAAGGTGCTGCTGGTATTCGTGGCTTATGCCCATGCCCGTATCTGACACCTCAAAGTGCAGCCAGTCACCATCGTCGTCCTGTTGCCGGTGGATGCGCAGCCCCACCTTGCCCCTGGCGGTAAACTTGACCGCGTTGCTCATGAGGTTGAGCAGCACCTGTTTGAGGCGCAGGCTGTCGCCCCAGAGCTTGAGAGGCACATCGTCATCCAGGTGGCATTGGTACTCAAGCCCTTTCTGTTCCATGGCAAAGCGCACGGATGTGTGAACAAAATCCAGTACTTCCTCTACCATAAAATTGACGTTTTCCAGCTCCATCTTGTTGGCCTCGATTTTTGAAAGATCGAGAACATCATTGATGATAGCCAGCAGGTTTGTGGAAGAAGAGCGGATTTTCAGCAGATATTCCTTGAGTTCCCCATCCGGGCCACTTTGCAGGGCCAGATGAGTGAGGCCGATGATACCGTTGAGCGGTGTACGGATTTCGTGGCTCATGTGGGCCAGAAATTCCGTTTTGGCCTGAGAGGCAATAACGGCTGACTGTTTTTCATGCCGGGTGCGCAGGATGTCGGTTATATCCGTGCTGATGGAAAGCCGCACGGGCCTGTCATTGTCCCATTTGATCACCTTGTCTACCACGGTATACGTGCGGTTGGTGACCTCGTTCTGGTAGGTCCACTGGTAGGCTTCGCCTGTGCGGCGAATAATGGGGGTGGTGCAGTAGGGGCAGGGGCTGTCCCGGCCCATAAGCCTTTTATGACAGCTGTCGTCTTCGCTTTCTTGCGGTGTGGGAAATGTTTCTGCAACGCTTTTATTGGAAAAAAGAATCCTGTTCGTTTCCATATCCACGATGCATACGGGATTGGGAAATGCGTCAAGAATGTCACGAAGCTGTTTGTGCTTTTGACGCAACCTGCCGTAAAGACGAAAATGGGTGAGCACCATGGCCAGGATGTTGCTCAGCAGGTGGCATATATTTACGTCATCCTGTGACCAGCCTTGCCCGGAAATGCGCCTGGTGAGGCAGATGCCGCCACAAAGCCCGCCTTCGTGAACAATGGGAATGCAAAGGGCAGCCCTGACCTGACGCGCGAGAAAAAACTTTTTTTGCGGTCCTTCGGGCATCTGCCCGGTATCAGAAATGCAAAGTTCTTTACGCTGCAAGAAGGTGTCGAGCAGGGGGGCCATGTCGTCCAGCGTTGGCAGGGGCAGCGGGCAGGCGGCGCTGGGTACGGAGCTTGTCCATACAAAAGGCTCGGCCCACCGGCTGTTGGCGTATTCAAGAAGAACCACCTGTCCGCAGTGCAAGGTTTCACCCATACTGGCGAGGCTGGCGTGCAAAAAGGGGGCTTTGTGATAATGCAAAAGTGCCGAGCTGGAAATTTCCAACGCCAGAATCATAGGGTTGACGCCGGGACCGTCTGGGGCCTTGCTGTGAACTGGCATGCGGCACTCCGTAAAGGTTAAGATTTCCAGCGACATTTGCCTGATAACATAGCTGCCGCCCGGGAAAACAGGATCACCTGGCTACGGCATGGAAAAAGTCTGGCCCGCGGCGTACCGTTTCCGGCAGAGGCTCATTTTTTGCCCTGCGTCTGGAAAAAAGTACACGCATCAGGCGGTTACGATGAAATAGGAACTAAAGAGCCAGCATATCCGGATAAAGTAATATGTGTCAATGAAAAGAGTACGATAGAGCGAGTGTTTACTTAGTCCGAACTCCAGATCCTGCCCAGTGTGCGGGCTTGTTCTTCCTTTTTTTCCTGTTCAAGAAGGCGCAATTTTTCAACCAGACCAGCGGCTTTTTCCTGAAGTCGGGGCAGGTCGTCTTCATTGGTGATTACCATATCACAGGCGCCCATTTTGCGGTCTTCAGGCCATTGCCATTCCTCGAGGGCGGCCATTTTTTCCTGATTCCAGCCCCGGTGTTCTGCCGTGCGCGCGCTGCGTAGGGGCAGGGGGCAATGTACGCCCACGCTGAGCGGTACAGGCCTGAAAACATGCTGCCAACCGCACTCGAAATAAAGCGGAATTTCGGCGGCGGCCAAGGGGATTCCTGCATTTTCATGCTGCTGCCAGAAGTCAGCGATGCGTTGCTGTGTCAGGGCGTGAACCGTCTGTTCCACATCACGACGGAGAACGGGGTCTTCCCGCATGGCGGCCATGAGGGCGCTTCTGCTCACAGCGCCGTCGGCCCCAAGCAGGCCGCCGCGCAGCCGGCCGATCCACTGGCTGCCCGCGCCTCCCGGAGCGTAAAGATCTGCCACCACGTCATCGGCGCTGATGACAGGCACACCCAGCGCGGCCAGGCTGGCCGACAGCGTCGATTTGCCGCTGCCCGGATTGCCCGTGATTACCAGCCGCTGCATTCGCTGCATGGCGGCCAGAGCGGCATCCGGCATGTCGTGCGGCGGCGGGCAGGTAAAACGCATGTCTTCGCCGCTTGCAGGGTGGGTGAAACCCAGCCGCCATGCGTGCAGCATCTGGCGGGGAGCCATGTTCTGCACAGCTTTGGGAGCGTAAAGTCTGTCGCCTAGCAGGGGGTACCCCAGATGTGTCATATGCACCCGTATCTGATGGGTACGCCCTGTATGAATGCGCACGGCCAGCAGCGATACGCTGCCGTCGTCCGTGTTCCAGAGTCTGCGCCATTCTGTGAACGCATTTCTGCCGCCCTGGTCTTCCGGGACCACGGCCATTTTTATTTTGGCTGTGGGGTGCCGCCCCAACGGCTCACGGCACTGGCCTTCAAGCGGCGGCAGGCCGCTTACAAGGGCCAGATATTCCTTGTGAACCTGGCGCTCGGCAAAAGCTGCAGCCAGAGCCAGGCAGTCGGCTTCTGTAAGGGCGACTACAAGAAGGCCGCTGGTATCCTTGTCCAGGCGGTGCACAATGCCGGGTCGCTGCCCTTCAAGTCTGGACAGTTGCGGAAAGCGCCCCAGAAGGCGCTGCACCAGCGTCTGTTCCGGGCAGGACGGGCACGGATGAACCGTAAGCCCCGCGGGTTTGTTGCAGACCACAAGGTGATCATCCTGCCAGAGCAGTTCCAGATGCCCTTCTTCGGGCTGAAGGCGGTCCGGATGTTCCGGCAAGTCCAGAGTCACGGTCTGCCCCATGCGCATTTTGGCTGCGGGGCGTTTTTCCGGCAGTCCGTCCACGGTACAGCAACCGGCCTGCACGACCTTTTGCAGGGCTGCCCGTGAAAGTTCCGGAACCGTGGCACCCAGTATGCGGTCAAGGCGCTTGCCCGCTTGCCCGGCTGTTATTTTCAGTTGCAGCCTGCTCACTGGAGTGTGTCCGCCGGGGTTGAGAGGGTGCGCAGCCGGTCTACAAAGGTGGTGCCGCGATAGAGGTTTTTCAGTTCGTCACCGGGCGTGATGGACGTAACCACGGCCCTGCCGATGACAAAGCGGGCATTGTTATCCGGGCCGTCAATGGTGCGCACTCCCCACACATTATGGAAAATGGCGGGGCGGCCGCGATACTTGCCCACATACAGGGTGATGTGGCCGCGCATGCCCACAAGGCTCAGAAAAGGTACGCCGTTGCGCAGGATTGCCTCTTCTTTTTCTTTGGCACTCATGCCTTCAAGGGAGCTGATCGCGCCGGTGCGGGCCTGGGCCACGGAGTTGCGGGGCAGCCAGAGGCCGAAAGGTGTAAAAAGATCACGTGTAAGGGCAGAGCAGTCCCTTTCGCCGAACATGCCGCCCCAGCCGTAGCGCTGGCCCATCATGACGTTGCCCACGCGGGCTACGTTGGCCGGTGTCAGCGGAAGCGGGCGAAGCGCGGCATCACCCGGAGCAACCGTCACGGGGGTGGTGGCTGCCATGCCGTTGCCGCCCTTTACCGGGGCAAGCAGGCCCACGGGATTGATGTCGGCGGCGCCGCCCGGCAGGGGCAATATGGCACCTATGCTTACAC contains the following coding sequences:
- a CDS encoding adenosine deaminase, producing the protein MTTTNTVASAPHIDALADGTLEKIASFPGDYAQHRQLLADLKEDLVAQCASRSACADISEELRWSLARDMPGFSTDALYVKRYSLLSMAGIVFLGFFVGGLLSGLLGLIDMGGGILRVGAVLGMLYGAEYLSGNPKARTRLLTFLGLGTLTTFAASLAAGILRLASWADFKSAVFGASRGPGLLKRLYLLLGAAFLFVLLAKKTTSLDVEAFRPSLRRQAQDRARYLATFFSVWDKLHAEIDALGESGHQPRHAGKCPRNDCPLALGVAHLLDGMDEQSRHFLSEQLVFMGYAPGEDASHIIWDEKNHGGLYDTVGLVANGDRCRILRRYTHAGDSIVRGHVQKEAAVGAGA
- a CDS encoding tetratricopeptide repeat protein → MKKYYGVIVLALALFLFQGMTVSAQPTDQVEQKLNEAWVAYNIGQYKKVLQLVQPLASDGNARAQIILGRCYENGLGVPQDMETAAKWFRLAAEQNNSEAQVLLAYQYELGQGVPKDDAAVVRLMTSAANAGNAEALFNLALYHGQGKYGFAKNPAESFRLAKMAADQGNAQAQRYVGACYEYGVGVPENATEAQVWYGKAKAQGLEIEGNVFNFVREYTMP
- a CDS encoding LysE family translocator, producing the protein MLTVDVALAFFAASLLLGIAPGPDNIFVLTQSAVYGAGAGVVTTLGLVTGLCVHTAAVALGVAAIFQSSPLAFTLLKTVGAAYLLWLAWLSFRAGASLALTGGGGTPFPGYAALYRRGIVMNVTNPKVSLFFLAFLPQFCDPSRGSVALQVLGLGLLFMLATLMVFFSVALLGGRLALWFNKAPGGQILIHRAAGLVFAGLALLLLFSGK
- the ybaK gene encoding Cys-tRNA(Pro) deacylase; translation: MSAKISKTNAARQLEKQGIAHTLHQVAVDENDLSAVTMARQLGVEPQRVFKTLVARGDKTGVLMACIPAGTELNLKALAAASGNKHTEMVHLKDVRPLTGYVRGGCSPLGGKKNYPVFVDASALEQESIYISAGLRGVQICLSPQDLLRAVTGDTANIARQA
- a CDS encoding YceD family protein; amino-acid sequence: MQNYRISLNDLPPEGKEFHLDDPAIWQAPMKEFGMDCRVSKPLSATINVLPTDGGWLVRGTLAGEVVLPCSRCAEDSPSSISARFEDFEELPDDDDFEGPGGGASLSGAQAQDEDAESRLVFINNVPMLDLAAICWEELMLALPVTPLCATSCKGLCAGCGANLNEGMCSCEHEEGDPRMAVLRGLTLHKN
- the rpmF gene encoding 50S ribosomal protein L32, encoding MAVQQNKKSRSRKGMRRSHDRVAIPAVIYCSCGEPTVPHCVCPSCGTYKGRQVVAKSDNE
- a CDS encoding Hsp70 family protein, which codes for MKILGIDLGTSNTYIYGAHRHSATPQPVVLPRASAPDGCVETVILYEDDMPRLIGHLAESEYYANAAMRSRRSLRCQFKPEIGEDGSGAMRWMTDFLRMLRDALPPGTLELDSLIFVGIPARTRESFGLALSQCFTDAGWPAPALIRESDAAMISCLQSGTIELDDMEHSLLILDFGGGTCDFTLAENSEILQSGGDRLLGGRLFDDLFFQLFCRHNPGLQEQARADNCEYYVHWVLCKAEKERFSKILQKDINSAVSLHLSWYDAQGGQKHAYLHELTWQQIVSAAENYTASEALLGMLRQYANRGALGSTAADMLQGREVALISWFKDMLYDIKKQKSVAKIILTGGSSNWFFARDAVLDVFGTDNIVMSPRTYEDIAYGLALYPMLLNTHLKIKSLLEDQSEDFSQRVAGIAQGIFEKHTKLAARTCAERIAARDIMGVLESAQQSRKTVEEIEQKISEKIRSDSGLLTIIRERTEAARTEIERELRQQFSRWLRENGVHLVPRLNFSARTLSTSFFDAVQVKISRLTLLNTMDVMVVAVLPGVAAFAVGEKMLLTTGEPVSAVLGGAAAFAGTWALGKFGKNFLRTKRLPQFLLNEKNREKIIAKNKEYIQEALEQAFQEIRQDLMEDARTKIRYSLKALLQRLTVLNHIRVERGPAT
- a CDS encoding ATP-binding protein, producing MPVHSKAPDGPGVNPMILALEISSSALLHYHKAPFLHASLASMGETLHCGQVVLLEYANSRWAEPFVWTSSVPSAACPLPLPTLDDMAPLLDTFLQRKELCISDTGQMPEGPQKKFFLARQVRAALCIPIVHEGGLCGGICLTRRISGQGWSQDDVNICHLLSNILAMVLTHFRLYGRLRQKHKQLRDILDAFPNPVCIVDMETNRILFSNKSVAETFPTPQESEDDSCHKRLMGRDSPCPYCTTPIIRRTGEAYQWTYQNEVTNRTYTVVDKVIKWDNDRPVRLSISTDITDILRTRHEKQSAVIASQAKTEFLAHMSHEIRTPLNGIIGLTHLALQSGPDGELKEYLLKIRSSSTNLLAIINDVLDLSKIEANKMELENVNFMVEEVLDFVHTSVRFAMEQKGLEYQCHLDDDVPLKLWGDSLRLKQVLLNLMSNAVKFTARGKVGLRIHRQQDDDGDWLHFEVSDTGMGISHEYQQHLFDPYTQANSSISRRFGGTGLGLSICKRIAELMQGSLWCESRLGEGSRFHLRIPCTAARNIYCETSDEAHGVLPLQNAADLKILLVEDNEINQEIARAMLRHLDIECDLAHNGREAVHMALQTGYDMIFMDVYMPVMDGLHATREIRRNLPKAPHGKALPIIAMTAVAMPETMDEIMDSGMDDYLAKPFNLVTLRNKIVQWLGLC
- a CDS encoding GIY-YIG nuclease family protein, coding for MTSDLWLVYLLECADGTLYCGITRHMERRLAQHNGTISGGARYTRGRRPVCLLASRSCACMADALRLERAVKARPRHKKKSYLLHGDAEQC